From one Plasmodium malariae genome assembly, chromosome: 12 genomic stretch:
- the PmUG01_12069300 gene encoding conserved Plasmodium protein, unknown function, which yields MEKYREFSDASTGINPFLPVWVNKKLSLHEKLLKLLLVPLVICRLCFLCLTLIFMFFLNSILWLLIFQCIKEFFYQIIQAIYCRLLLFYLGFIYLDEQYANYKRVKIKCNKQKIPFAYDDYGHIFLSNFTSFVDVLYLAFRLNPLFMIINKNGSLSPVFFFDLIKLSLQFSIPNKKGLFKNIEEVHIYAKNKKIRSIVIFPESMKSNGSCILLWKNEIFTNSEYVLRNKCNIITFIYEINIINKKLNQLYTAPHTVFHPFIHITLLCFNIYNKIKIVWLSEKDISCALKVVELTNNDELVHYLRNLMGQMKPTGGTLVNVKSELLEKFVNYWNMTRKRVYL from the coding sequence atggaaAAGTATCGAGAATTTTCTGATGCTTCCACAGGAATAAATCCATTTTTACCTGTATGGGTTAATAAGAAATTAAGTTTACACGAGAAATTATTAAAGTTACTATTAGTCCCATTAGTAATATGTCGATTGTGCTTCCTGTGTTTGAcgttaatatttatgttttttttaaatagcaTATTATGGTTGCTAATATTTCAAtgtataaaagaatttttttatcaaataattCAGGCAATTTACTGTAGATTATTGTTATTCTATTTAGGtttcatatatttagatGAACAATATGCTAATTACaaaagagtaaaaataaaatgtaataaacaGAAAATACCATTTGCATATGATGACTATGgccatatatttttatccaaTTTTACATCTTTTGTTGATGTGTTATATTTGGCATTTAGATTAAACCCCTTATTTatgattataaataaaaatgggaGTTTATCTcctgttttcttttttgattTGATAAAATTATCCTTACAGTTTTCTATACCTAACAAGAAAGgactatttaaaaatattgaagaaGTACACATCTATgcaaagaataaaaaaattcgtAGTATTGTAATATTTCCAGAATCAATGAAAAGTAATGGATCATGTATCCTTTTatggaaaaatgaaatatttacgAATTCGGAGTATGTCTTGagaaataaatgtaatataataacgtttatatatgaaattaatataattaataaaaaactaaatCAATTATATACTGCTCCACATACTGTTTTTCATCcattcatacatataactcttttatgttttaatatttacaacaaaattaaaattgtcTGGTTAAGTGAAAAAGATATTTCATGTGCTTTAAAAGTAGTTGAATTGACAAATAATGATGAGTTGGTACATTATTTAAGAAATCTAATGGGGCAGATGAAACCGACAGGAGGTACTTTAGTTAATGTAAAATCAGAATTGCTGGAAAAATTTGTGAATTACTGGAATATGACAAGAAAAagagtatatttataa
- the MDR2 gene encoding ABC transporter B family member 2, putative translates to MDVSNYEYLRYLGIQNEIKRRKIHKNLTIYHLIDIVILILLFFSCYKFSIKFCYKYEKEIFYNFYKSLIDLFFLNITRIVYTILLLFFYSRISKLNTLENVYVFSRHFTGILALTNCIKMINFHYNVNPDQNFSNNLYLNIARVSIIIYSVLSSIYFYYCQYKLYNVKKRNIIAETELERILLRDIKSKKYKLFNGELRSDILDTDCSTLNNDTIPIDYKNITDFNLSYSKLKNSDEVFKNVKRCRRWYRKKSTQIADNVIGGKNINEALLKKKKKNYSHENNDEDCASFNANINYLENKLTYKEFKNILLPYLWPSRRVDLKGNSLTLRTYIVFIILFIILSKIFSVISPIYLGIASNEVLKKNMTNSIYFLALYVTFFFISKFLKEMCGILYSQVQQSAFIELQESIFQSFHNLSYEWFSTKNVGGIMRIVDRGTESANSLMNSLLMYIIPATIEGVVTCVIFVFKYKNSLLGSVLFIGLTLYIYATIKITKWRKKIRSKANKMDNVYHDIAHDSLTNYENVKYFSNENFEIKRFCNALSNYNRYNLKILNSLGILNSIQQFILNSTLFFTLLCVIYMIIKDGADSGTFISVVVYTSNVFAPLSILGTLYANIVKSFTDISDLTDILREKIDMSDDSGLEPFALTSHEKKFGVSIQFIDVNFIYPSQPLHMSLKDINIYIQPGTTCAIVGHTGSGKTTISKLLYRFYDAEGEIKIGGRNVCDYTRNSIRNVIGIVPQDTILFNETIRYNILYGKLDATEEQLIQAVKSAQLYDFIESLPKKWETLVGDKGVKLSGGERQRIAIARCLLKDPKIVIFDEATSSLDSRTEFLFQKAVEDLRKNRTLIIIAHRLSTISSSELIILLNKGRIIERGTHQYLLKLNGEYTEMWNMQSRSNDLYTDNTSSCNDENKSLPRTKKTTNSSKNDLMTSCRSGSAQNSVSGSDANNNYFDHSSNKGVCGSSSKDICGSSGKEICGSSGKEICGNSSKDLCGSSSKGGEEGGKSAKNSSSTSSVVKSRSSAYSGHGVHNIHKMQNGRGMRNYNHSAYDSYNVNTNSNENSVYRAGNKKEKEKDKDSDHSGDSSGNSNDNSNENSNDNSNDNNNDNNNNNSNDNNNDNNNDNSNDNNNDNNNDNNNDNNNDNNNNNEGNDSYNDSYNDSLRGDSGVNSGRSDNKDMTYEDKYGDKIDANSEHKDRGNDFRNSSTSSNNESSSNNNMNDSLSGNNIGYSNIYNSNYSAKDVEGKSNHGENTIDEQARDNNLSASDPIGNDISGNNISGNNINSSNNNSSNNNSSNNNSSNNNNINNNYNTRYSSVDDDYGYNSNSNYNGNDVRYNLGSSTNDNNVNNNDRDEDNYY, encoded by the coding sequence ATGGATGTATCGAACTATGAGTATTTAAGATATCTAGGAATTCAAAATgagataaaaagaagaaaaatacataaaaatttaactaTATATCACTTAATAGatattgtaatattaatattattattttttagttgttataaatttagtataaaattttgttataaatatgaaaaggaaatattttataatttttataaatcgttaatagatttattttttttaaatattacaaGAATAGTATATACCAtccttttactttttttttattcgagaataagtaaattaaatacattagaaaatgtatatgtgttCTCAAGGCATTTCACAGGGATTCTAGCACTCACGAATTGTATAAAGatgataaattttcattataatgtaaatccagatcaaaatttttccaataatttgtatttaaatatagCTAGAGTGTctatcattatatatagtGTACTGTCGTCCATATATTTCTACTATTGTcagtataaattatataatgttaaGAAAAGAAACATAATAGCTGAAACGGAATTGGAAAGAATTTTACTCAGAGATATAAAATCCAAGAAGTACAAATTGTTCAATGGGGAACTAAGAAGTGACATACTAGATACAGATTGTAGTACCTTAAATAATGATACAATACCAATAgactataaaaatattacagatTTTAATTTATCGTATAGTAAGTTAAAAAACTCAGATGAAGTATTTAAGAATGTAAAAAGATGTAGAAGATGGTACAGAAAGAAATCTACTCAGATAGCGGACAATGTAATTGGaggaaaaaacataaatgaagctttgcttaaaaaaaaaaaaaaaaattattcccatgaaaataatgatgaaGATTGTGCTTCTTTTAATgctaatataaattatttagaaaataaattaacatacAAAGagtttaagaatattttgttaCCCTATTTATGGCCTAGTAGAAGAGTAGATTTAAAAGGAAACAGTTTAACGTTGCGAACTTATATagtgttcataattttatttatcattttatcaaaaatttttagtGTAATTTCTCCCATATATCTTGGTATAGCATCAAATGaggttttaaaaaaaaatatgacaaattctatttattttttggcATTATAtgtaacctttttttttatatccaaATTTTTGAAGGAAATGTGTGGGATATTATATTCACAAGTACAGCAGTCTGCATTTATCGAATTACAAGAATCAATATTTCAaagttttcataatttatcgTATGAATGGTTTTCAACAAAAAATGTTGGAGGTATAATGAGAATAGTTGATAGAGGCACTGAAAGTGCTAACAGTTTAATGAATTctttattaatgtatatCATACCAGCAACAATAGAAGGAGTTGTAACATGtgttatatttgtatttaaatataagaatagTCTCTTAGGTAGTGTACTTTTTATCGgtttaacattatatatatatgctacaataaaaataacaaaatggagaaaaaaaattcgaaGTAAAGCAAATAAAATGGATAATGTATATCATGATATAGCACATGATTCTTTGACAAACTATGagaatgtaaaatattttagtaatgaaaattttgaaataaaacgATTTTGTAATGCTTTGTCAAACTATAATAGATATAACCTTAAAATTTTGAACAGTTTAGGTATTTTGAATAGTATTCaacaatttatattaaatagtaCTCTATTCTTTACCTTAttatgtgttatatatatgataataaaagatGGAGCAGATAGTGGAACATTTATAAGTGTTGTTGTATATACATCCAATGTATTTGCCCCGTTAAGTATATTAGGTACTCTCTATGCAAACATAGTAAAATCATTTACAGATATTAGTGACCTTACAGACATTTTGAGAGAAAAAATTGATATGTCTGATGACTCTGGATTAGAACCATTTGCACTGACATCTCATGAGAAGAAGTTTGGTGTGAGTATTCAATTTATTgatgttaattttatttacccTTCTCAACCATTACACATGTCTTTAAAggatattaatatttatatacaaccAGGTACAACATGTGCTATTGTTGGTCATACAGGTTCAGGAAAAACTACCATTTCGAAATTGTTATATCGTTTTTATGATGCAGAAGGAGAAATCAAGATAGGTGGTAGGAATGTATGTGATTATACTAGAAATTCTATTAGAAATGTAATAGGTATAGTACCACAAgatactattttatttaatgaaactataaggtataatattttatatggtAAATTAGATGCAACTGAAGAACAATTAATACAAGCGGTGAAATCTGCACAGTTATATGATTTTATTGAATCACTACCAAAAAAGTGGGAAACACTAGTGGGAGACAAAGGTGTTAAGTTATCAGGAGGAGAAAGACAAAGAATCGCTATTGCTAGATGTTTATTAAAAGATCcaaaaattgttatatttgATGAAGCTACTAGTTCCTTAGATTCAAGAacagaatttttatttcaaaaagcGGTAGAagatttaagaaaaaatagaacattaataattattgcGCATAGACTTAGTACCATTTCTTCATCggaattaattatattattaaataaaggaAGAATTATAGAGAGAGGGACGCATCAATATTTGTTAAAACTCAATGGTGAATATACAGAGATGTGGAACATGCAATCACGATCAAATGATTTATACACAGATAATACTTCTTCAtgtaatgatgaaaataaaagtcTACCACGTACTAAGAAAACAACAAATTCTTCTAAAAATGATTTAATGACTAGCTGTAGATCTGGCAGTGCACAAAATAGTGTCTCAGGTAGTGACGCAAATAACAATTATTTTGATCATAGTAGTAATAAGGGCGTCTGTGGTAGTAGCAGTAAGGACATCTGTGGTAGTAGCGGTAAGGAAATCTGTGGTAGTAGCGGTAAGGAAATCTGTGGTAATAGCAGTAAGGACCTCTgtggtagtagtagtaaaGGAGGAGAAGAGGGTGGAAAAAGTGCCAAGAATAGCAGTAGTACGAGCAGTGTTGTTAAAAGCAGGAGCAGTGCATATAGCGGCCACGGCGTTCATAATATACACAAGATGCAAAACGGCAGAGGTATGCGCAATTACAACCATAGTGCATATGACAGCTACAATGTTAACACGAACAGTAATGAAAATAGTGTGTACCGCGCTGgtaacaaaaaggaaaaggaaaaggataAAGATAGTGATCACAGTGGTGATAGCAGCGGTAATAGCAATGACAATAGCAATGAAAATAGTAATGACAatagtaatgataataacaatgacaataacaataacaatagtaatgataataacaaTGACAATAACAATGACAatagtaatgataataacaaTGACAATAACAATGACAATAACAATGACAATAACAAtgacaataacaataacaatgaAGGCAACGATAGCTATAATGATAGCTATAACGATAGCTTACGTGGAGATAGCGGTGTTAACAGCGGTAGGAGCGACAACAAGGATATGACTTATGAAGACAAGTATGGCGACAAGATTGACGCCAATAGTGAACATAAGGATAGAGGTAATGACTTTAGAAACAGTAGCACTAGTAGCAACAATGAAAGTAGTAGCAACAATAATATGAACGATAGCCTTAGTGGAAATAATATTGGAtacagtaatatatataacagtaATTATAGCGCTAAGGATGTAGAGGGTAAGAGTAACCATGGTGAGAATACCATAGACGAGCAGGCGAGAGACAACAATCTTAGCGCCAGTGATCCTATCGGAAATGACATTAGCGGCAATAACATTAGCGGCAATAACATTAACAGCAGTAACAATAACAGCAGTAACAATAACAGCAGTAACAATAACAgcagtaacaataacaatatcaataacaattataatacTCGCTATAGCAGCGTAGATGATGATTACGGGTATAACAGCAACAGCAACTATAATGGGAATGATGTCAGATACAACCTGGGGAGTAGTACGAATGATAACAacgttaataataatgatcgAGACGAGGACAATTATTACTGA
- the PmUG01_12069200 gene encoding calponin homology domain-containing protein, putative, translating into MQKEIKVGKAELTVWVEKLLKRTNFDFKSLKYGDIYLQLFECIWPHVMKKYKGCIHINPLTDKKKKKNWNIINNVLSCVNIDKSFINYEQIATDNFKECYQSLIILYFLYSLVEHHECDFILTYPIDQKLTDFMSSEDPLTCLVKAGSVQFDENIFEKISNSFINTKNVIKIDEQGKIDSLKINKLTNNSCSTGEHITTDFYNHDDNSEWCINNCEHNFRRQLNDLQLADQDGNTKAKYLRVRNDQGISLNRTKNSSSNSNSSKSNSSNSNSSNSNSSNSNSSNSNSSNNNSSNNNSNSNINSNSKSNINSNSKSNINSNSKSNINSNSKSNSNNDVSTVRSSNYVQDIPSHFRNTPLYRSHSGSSRYMISEHSKSNNSTTDKSNCIPSHRDMLCLSKNNNYNLEMKKKSISNNLSEVCTTPSSIFFKYFNMNKDESYDQPNDINDYEKKNLSVPHLTLHKFTNEVKKNNIHKDDKEINLNGTNPKVDASTQTCEDSISNFLLNDESDKNLEFIWNNERQKIKGDSLIYFLKTQIKMYKKELYLKKEEVQLTKKVHEKEINNINELHNKELTTLKDKYETDIFYLKQQYLENIITVRKNFEVKLNHIEEDLLLNLDILNCENKNSSMYNERDNIKIKRCTQWLQSEESIYNLDRKESTFGSAEDVNILSYNKHSEHLSNTEQLNNTEQLSNTEQLSNTEQLSNTEQLSNTEQLSNTEQLSNTKQLSNTKQHGYIIKEENYNNDMPKKKTFLNFKSIYEQDKPCQISKIEEEINVEDKTTIHPNTVVEANIINRTKETQLCNNNHNMNKHIQASIEKIKYVLNENNREHALNNEYIKKEIFNIRSMLNDISLQNEEKFNHRKWSSEVSSQMVEWIESKAGSDIGNLTGNEKGNTMQKSVQCGSRKEGLLKNLAYIEKIQNKVYALIRSKKTDSMADEEITNILDKSSLVCLIVYVVSLLNLEKTKNELLKIQKERNVFIADYMKNEREKKELMEKEELIEKKELMEEEELINKENVEKYLEHKNNKGRVNNLSDEIPSNEIKKFEKAIQVEEKIEKLEEKNKKLLLINEYYKKKLEHIEIWKGALQNLRRKYAQISGYISNYNNSGSDNICSSNISRKFPNFTQIQKIDDPQRDPIDPPFIIWFPQFYLNSFEEKKEDERDAQLMYLLKKLGRCDNENNLTIFENNDSLYRSPSNLLSYYYNAEENNKYSSFLTNNEQSGFYIKKEMKPITRVNGEICSTHKHSCCLLNKVDLHTKAGTNDKLSQLNQSNTSRRDFQKNLKNELTHIFWQILGDIYKYRNIIQEACEYIYKMKKMLNEYVSKNEQMAKEQKQMFDICCKNKENIYLSEKYNLRKMLGLAKLNMEVYKDKYTQMKEEYKKEKKKIRLLTNSYYENESTKYKITIQKFRQVDDNLKIYKAREKKWKKLVKLLAAELTNSLVNNQGDIKNMNNQGDIKNMNNQDDIKSVWIEITAISQKKGSKSFDKTSYQRVNIHDDYDYSELNNNTNDIVQIKDKSSGVEKEKKKTNKQTNSSTNAQEPELNKIRKVSNTHMNKKKILSDKTCSAHSKKRQTQIRNKKDDYCSKEDDMYSKRREKNEADNHYVNTCCNHYSNINSNNELNFYKNNFTICLDLIQNSDLLNFSYTSESEQLGNDKDFIITDSDTVDEQGEDNILNYNSNLELKKINWIGNNSGSYSRRKSDRGNESTIKDDTLIAESEWTSTLRQMAKESCVMFQNIVNMKEKEIKEKKKKIASLEKELIKLKEENVNEKNKYICLEEKKEILKSKLNTLSNNVNNLNEHIFLLNRDKIYLESKNLTKMQQLNMVIRKYKNTLKSIKNYVGKYSSVLYLLDSLSQDDENVILGLANVDEKEEHEQLNFSLDLADNIHITKNEKNSEKMDVKLEDKMDEKMEVKIDEKIEEKMEVKIDEKMDIKMDEKIEEKRNKQWNKQWNERWNEQWNEQWNEQWNKQWNKQWNEKEYIGNEDGPIKESTNGSQVLANFSKIRISTVNNKNKHIPECSLSDLINEIEYDH; encoded by the coding sequence ATGCAAAAAGAAATCAAAGTGGGAAAAGCAGAACTGACGGTATGGGTAGAAAAACTGCTGAAGAGAACAAATTTCGACTTTAAGAGCTTGAAATATGGAGATATTTACTTACAATTATTTGAGTGTATATGGCCCCATGTAATGAAAAAGTACAAGGGGTGTATTCACATAAACCCTTTAAcagataaaaagaaaaagaaaaattggaatatcataaataatgTGCTAAGTTGTGTAAATATTGATAaaagttttattaattatgaacaaatagCGACagataattttaaagaatgTTACCAgtcattaataatattatattttttatattctctaGTTGAACATCATGAATGTGATTTTATTCTAACTTATCCAATTGACCAAAAGTTGACGGATTTTATGTCAAGTGAAGATCCCTTAACATGTTTAGTGAAAGCAGGTAGTGTGCAAtttgatgaaaatatttttgaaaaaatatccAACTCATTTATcaatacaaaaaatgtaataaaaatagatgaACAAGGAAAAATcgattctttaaaaataaacaaattaacgAATAATTCTTGTTCAACGGGTGAACACATTACAACAGATTTTTATAACCACGACGATAATTCTGAATGGTGCATAAATAACTGCGAACATAACTTTAGACGACAACTTAATGATTTGCAGCTAGCAGACCAAGATGGTAATACAAAGGCAAAATATTTACGTGTAAGAAATGACCAGGGCATTAGCCTAAATCGCACAaaaaatagtagtagtaatagtaatagtagtaaaagtaatagtagtaatagtaatagtagtaatagcaatagtagtaatagcaatagtagtaatagcaatagtagtaataacaatagtagtaataataatagtaatagtaacatCAATAGTAACAGCAAGAGTAACATCAATAGTAACAGCAAGAGTAACATCAATAGTAACAGCAAGAGTAACATCAATAGTAACAGCAAGAGTAACAGCAATAATGACGTAAGTACAGTACGCAGTTCTAATTATGTGCAAGATATCCCGTCCCATTTTCGTAACACGCCTCTCTACAGAAGCCACAGCGGAAGTAGTCGCTACATGATCAGCGAACATAGCAAAAGTAACAACAGTACGACTGATAAAAGCAACTGCATACCATCACACAGAGATATGCTCTGTTtatctaaaaataataattataatttagaaatgaagaaaaaaagcatCTCAAACAATTTAAGCGAAGTTTGTACAACCCCAAgcagtattttttttaaatattttaatatgaacaaaGATGAGAGTTATGATCAACcaaatgatataaatgattatgagaaaaaaaatttatctgTTCCTCATTTAACTTTGCATAAATTTACGAATGAAGTTAAGAAGAACAACATACATAAGGATGATAAGGAGATTAATCTGAATGGTACAAATCCAAAAGTAGATGCATCCACACAAACGTGTGAAGATAGtatatcaaattttttactGAATGATGAGAGCgataaaaatttagaattcATCTGGAATAATGAAcgtcaaaaaataaaaggagattcacttatttactttttaaaaacgcaaataaaaatgtataaaaaggaattatatttaaaaaaagaagaggtacaattaacaaaaaaggtGCACGAAAAAGAGATCAATAACATTAATGAACTACACAACAAAGAATTAACAACACTTAAGGACAAATACGAAacagatatattttatttaaaacaacaatatttagaaaatattatcacggtcagaaaaaattttgaagtaAAGTTAAATCATATAGAAGAAGATTTATTACTAAATTTAGACATCCTAAAttgtgaaaataaaaattccaGCATGTATAATGAGCGTGATAATATAAAGATCAAAAGGTGTACACAATGGTTACAATCAGAGGAGTCAATCTATAATCTAGATAGAAAAGAATCTACCTTTGGAAGCGCCGAAGATGTTAATATCTTGTCCTATAACAAACATAGTGAACATCTGAGCAATACAGAACAGCTGAACAATACAGAACAGCTGAGCAATACAGAACAGCTGAGCAATACAGAACAGCTGAGCAATACAGAACAGCTGAGTAATACAGAACAGCTGAGTAATACAGAACAGCTGAGTAATACAAAACAGCTGAGTAATACAAAACAACAtggatatataataaaagaagaaaactACAATAATGATATGCCAAAAAAGAAAACCTTCTTAAATTTCAAATCTATATACGAGCAGGACAAACCATGTCAAATCAGTAAAATAGAGGAAGAAATAAATGTAGAGGATAAAACAACTATTCATCCAAACACAGTCGTGGAagcaaatattataaatagaaCAAAAGAAACGCAATTATGCAATAACAATCACAACATGAACAAACATATTCAAGCTtctattgaaaaaataaaatatgtattaaatgaaaataataggGAACACGCTTTAAacaatgaatatataaaaaaggaaatctTCAATATAAGGTCAATGCTAAATGATATCTCGTTACAAAAcgaagaaaaatttaatcaCAGAAAATGGAGCAGTGAAGTTTCTAGTCAAATGGTGGAATGGATTGAAAGTAAGGCGGGAAGTGACATAGGGAATTTAACGGGAAATGAGAAAGGGAATACTATGCAAAAAAGTGTGCAATGTGGAAGTAGAAAGGAAGGTTTGCTTAAAAATCTTgcttatatagaaaaaattcaaaataaggTTTATGCCTTAATTCGAAGCAAAAAAACTGATAGTATGGCGGATGAggaaattacaaatattttagaCAAGAGTTCACTAGTTTGTTTAATAGTTTATGTAGTCTCCTTATTGAATTTAGAAAAAACCAAAAATGAACTTTTGAAAATACAAAAGGAAAGAAATGTTTTTATAGCAGATTATATGAAAAacgaaagagaaaaaaaggaactgATGGAAAAAGAGGAacttatagaaaaaaaggaattgatggaagaagaggaactgataaataaggaaaatgTTGAAAAATATCTGGAGCATAAGAACAACAAAGGGCGTGTAAATAACTTGTCTGATGAAATCCCCAGcaacgaaataaaaaaattcgaAAAAGCAATACAAGTAGAAGAAAAGATAGAAAAGTTAGaagaaaagaacaaaaaattactaCTTATTAATgaatactataaaaaaaagttagaACATATAGAAATATGGAAAGGTGCTCTACAAAATTTGCGCCGAAAGTATGCACAGATTAGCGGCTATATTAGCAACTACAACAACAGTGGCAGTGACAACATCTGTAGTAGCAACATTTCCAGAAAATTTCCTAATTTTACgcaaattcaaaaaatagaTGATCCACAAAGAGATCCCATTGATCctccttttattatatggtTTCCACAATTCTATCTGAACTCCTTTGAGGAGAAAAAGGAAGATGAAAGGGATGCACAGTTAAtgtatcttttaaaaaagctAGGTAGATGTGACAATGAGAATAACTTAACTATTTTCGAAAATAATGATTCCCTTTATCGTAGTCCTAGTAACCTATTATCATACTATTATAACGCagaggaaaataataaatatagtagTTTCCTAACTAACAATGAGCAATCGggtttttacataaaaaaagaaatgaagcCTATAACCAGAGTTAATGGAGAAATATGTTCAACACACAAACACTCATGTTGTCTCTTGAATAAAGTAGACCTTCATACAAAAGCAGGAACAAATGACAAACTCAGTCAACTTAACCAAAGCAACACTAGTAGGAGAGACTTtcaaaaaaacttaaaaaacgAACTGACGCATATTTTTTGGCAAATTTTAGGGGATATTTACAAATACAGAAATATTATACAAGAGGCATGCGAGTACATTTACAAAATGAAGAAGATGTTAAATGAATATGTTTCAAAGAACGAACAAATGGCAAAAGAACAGAAACAAATGTTTGATATTTGttgtaaaaataaggaaaatatttacttgtcagaaaaatataatttacgAAAAATGTTAGGACTTGCTAAATTGAACATGGAAGTgtataaagataaatatactCAAATGAAGGAAGaatacaaaaaggaaaaaaaaaaaatacgctTGTTAACTAATTCTTACTATGAAAATGAAAGTaccaaatataaaattaccaTCCAGAAATTTAGACAAGTAgatgataatttaaaaatatataaagctAGGGaaaagaaatggaaaaagcTGGTAAAATTGTTAGCAGCAGAGTTAACAAATTCGTTAGTGAACAATCAAggtgatataaaaaatatgaacaatcaaggtgatataaaaaatatgaacaatcaAGATGATATAAAAAGTGTGTGGATTGAAATTACTGCAATCAGCCAAAAAAAAGGATCGAAAAGCTTCGACAAAACAAGTTATCAAAGGGTGAACATACATGATGATTACGATTATTCCGAGTTAAATAATAACACGAATGACATTGTTCAAATCAAGGACAAATCTAGTGGagtagaaaaagaaaaaaaaaaaacaaacaaacaaacaaattcTTCAACCAATGCTCAAGAACCAGAACTAAACAAGATAAGGAAGGTCAGTAATAcacatatgaataaaaaaaaaattctaagTGACAAAACTTGTTCTGCTCATTCGAAAAAAAGACAAACACAGATAAGGAACAAAAAAGATGATTACTGTAGTAAGGAGGACGATATGTATTCGAAACGGAGAGAAAAGAACGAAGCAGACAATCATTACGTAAACACTTGTTGTAATCattattcaaatattaaCTCTAACAATGaactaaatttttataaaaataattttacaatttgTTTGGATCTTATTCAAAATAGTGACcttctaaatttttcataCACAAGTGAGTCGGAACAGTTAGGCAATGACAAAGATTTCATAATTACTGACTCTGATACGGTGGATGAACAAGGAGAAGACAATATATTGAACTACAACTCCAATCTAGAATTGAAAAAGATCAATTGGATAGGAAATAATAGCGGCAGTTATAGCAGAAGGAAGAGCGATAGAGGAAATGAGTCAACTATAAAGGACGATACATTAATTGCTGAGAGCGAGTGGACGTCCACGCTTAGACAAATGGCGAAAGAATCTTGTGTAATGTTTCAAAATATTGTTAAcatgaaagaaaaagagataaaggaaaaaaaaaaaaaaatagcaagtCTGGAAAAGGaactaataaaattaaaagaagaaaatgtaaatgaaaaaaataaatatatatgtttagaagaaaaaaaagaaattttaaaatctAAACTGAACACTTTAAGTAATAAtgtgaataatttaaatgaacatatatttttattaaatagagacaaaatatatttagaaagtAAAAACTTAACGAAAATGCAACAACTTAATATGGtcataagaaaatataaaaatacccTAAAGTCAATTAAGAATTATGTGGGAAAATATTCCtctgttttatatttattagacAGTTTATCTCAAGATGatgaaaatgtaattttGGGTTTAGCAAATGTCGATGAAAAGGAGGAGCACGAGCAGTTAAATTTTTCCCTTGATCTGGCAGACAACATTCACATAacgaaaaatgaaaaaaatagcgAAAAAATGGACGTAAAATTGGAAGATAAAATGGACGAAAAAATGGAAGTAAAAATAGacgaaaaaatagaagaaaaaatggaagtaAAAATAGACGAAAAAATGGACATAAAAATGGacgaaaaaatagaagaaaaaaggaacaaacAGTGGAACAAACAATGGAACGAACGATGGAACGAACAATGGAACGAACAATGGAACGAACAATGGAACAAACAATGGAACAAACAATGGAacgaaaaagaatatatcgGTAATGAGGATGGGCCAATAAAAGAAAGTACAAACGGTTCTCAAGTGTTGGCTAACTTTTCAAAGATTAGAATTTCAACagtaaacaataaaaataaacacatCCCCGAATGCTCACTTAGCGACCTCATTAACGAAATAGAGTATGATCATTAA